GCCGATTTTTTTGCCTTCCTTCAGGGTTATCCTTTCCATCAGGAAAAGTATTAGGCGCCACAGGTTTTGTATCTGCATAACCTACAGTTTGCATAGGAATAGAGTTTTTCAAATGCGATGTTAACCATTCTTGCACGGTGGTTGCTCGCGCTTCAGAAAGTTTTTGATTATAATCTCTTTTACCCTTGGCATCGGTGTGTCCTTCGATTCGTAATTCGGGGCTTTTACGTATCTCTATAAATTCTGCAATTTTTATCAAAGCTGATTCTGCACTTGGACGCAATTTTGATTGGTCAAAATCAAAAAGCAAATCTGCTGCCATTTCAATGCGATATTCCAATCCCATATCAACA
This portion of the Alphaproteobacteria bacterium genome encodes:
- a CDS encoding OmpA family protein gives rise to the protein MVSWNKVCKRWVIFLLFLISTPTALYAQTQPYGEDPDAVVLPPKVERTILDLKGEIVDLKAGDSALLNQMDGIKVVDMGLEYRIEMAADLLFDFDQSKLRPSAESALIKIAEFIEIRKSPELRIEGHTDAKGKRDYNQKLSEARATTVQEWLTSHLKNSIPMQTVGYADTKPVAPNTFPDGKDNPEGRQKNRRVEIYITKSAEEKKE